One genomic window of Misgurnus anguillicaudatus chromosome 12, ASM2758022v2, whole genome shotgun sequence includes the following:
- the stard13a gene encoding stAR-related lipid transfer protein 13 isoform X1, producing the protein MDETDLTDDFMDSECLGSMTPETQDIYLRLDSIHRRSGLRLARIIARQQLLKRISQEIEAKEACDWLRAAGFPQYAQLYEDSQFPIEISAVKRDHDFLDRDLVETLCRRLNTLNKCASMKLDVSLPKKKSEDSDEEDLLAISTRWTFERDSRCWSRLQDIDYLLGKAEDRSPSEIGEGLRTTVSSESILTDLSEPELCSLHSEDSLSAMPDSASLSQLHLPKNLPHYGSLPVKSRRRGRTRAKDFLRRMETLGRTWGPSMGRSERRSLVISGPVLQSEPEALKTLRCVQIFNGEPLNTENVPPANHCPNSLTSSEASSQSETSGSAGSTPNTKGRGLKLHTAGKRIGVYLEDVDVLAGAPHRRRPVEQSRKNDFHSYEELLVHIPKDHKPGTFPKALSIESLVPASKDHHKSWKVRDSEQQPMKNRKIGGRDVRPVTRCCPRGSRISVYDNVPGSHLYASTGDLLDLEKEDIFPHLDDILQHVNGLQQLVDHWSKNVLPETEGEEGNGEQDQRIKDGQSSSQITLDFEGTPVIGLTDGNRDGVSLNDTDTSSTRERRDSGVGASLTRPRLRWPSFRMSNLSQSGISLQISSQSVGQLSLLQKFSLLRLTAIMEKYSMSNKQGWTWSVPKFMKRMKCPDYKDKMVFGVPLIVHVQRYGHPLPISLQLALRFLRSQCLDQVGLFRKSGVKSRIQALRQMCESSPENVNYEDQSAYDVADMVKQFFRDLPEPLLTNKMGETFLHIYQYVPKEQRLQAVRAAIMLMADENREVLQTLLCFLKDVTSSVEENQMTPMNLAVCLAPSLFHLNIMKNDNLSPRSIQRKYATGRPDQKDLNENLAATQGLSHMIAECNNLFEIPQEMVSQSRNSYMEAELLAPSIDELCKRQAQQDDEEEEEEESSYRSYLESQIQNLLKETRDRNKGWVSRANIDNTEVSFKKVGDGTPLRRWRVSAEVEAPPSVVLNRILRERHLWDSNLLQWKVLETLDKQTEVYHYVLSRMAPHPSRDFVVLRTWRTDLPKGVCVLVSVSIDHEDSPQLGGVRGVVLESQYLLEPCGSGKSRLTHICRVDLKGKSPEWYNKAFGHLCATEAIHIRDSFQTADPEGPETKI; encoded by the exons aaattgaAGCAAAAGAGGCATGCGATTGGCTGAGAGCGGCAGGATTCCCACAGTATGCCCAACTGTACGAGG ATTCCCAGTTTCCCATTGAAATATCCGCTGTCAAGAGGGACCATGACTTTCTGGACAGAGATCTTGTGGAGACTCTTTGCCG CCGACTCAACACTCTCAACAAGTGTGCCTCTATGAAACTGGACGTGAGCCTTCCCAAAAAGAAA AGTGAGGACTCGGATGAGGAGGACCTGTTGGCGATCAGCACTAGATGGACATTTGAAAGAGACAGTCGCTGCTGGTCACGTCTGCAAGACATCGATTACCTCCTGGGTAAAGCAGAGGATCGGAGTCCCTCGGAGATCGGGGAAGGTTTGCGGACCACCGTGAGCAGCGAGAGCATTTTGACGGATCTGAGCGAGCCGGAGCTCTGCTCCCTTCACAGCGAAGACTCCTTGTCCGCCATGCCCGATTCTGCCTCGCTCTCCCAACTGCACTTACCCAAAAATCTGCCTCATTACGGATCACTACCTGTCAAGAGCAGGCGACGCGGACGCACGCGCGCCAAAGACTTCCTGCGGAGGATGGAGACGCTAGGCCGGACGTGGGGACCATCGATGGGCCGGTCAGAGCGTCGGTCTTTGGTTATCAGCGGTCCGGTTTTGCAAAGCGAGCCCGAAGCTCTTAAAACTCTACGTTGTGTTCAGATCTTCAACGGCGAGCCTTTAAACACTGAAAATGTGCCACCTGCTAACCACTGCCCAAATTCACTCACCAGCAGCGAGGCCAGCAGTCAATCGGAGACCAGCGGCAGTGCCGGAAGCACGCCAAACACGAAAGGTCGAGGGTTGAAGCTTCACACCGCTGGTAAACGCATAGGTGTCTACCTGGAGGATGTCGATGTTCTCGCAGGCGCCCCCCACAGGAGGAGACCGGTAGAACAGAGTCGTAAAAATGACTTTCACTCCTATGAGGAGTTATTAGTTCACATCCCAAAAGATCACAAGCCGGGTACCTTCCCCAAAGCGCTTTCCATTGAGAGTCTGGTACCTGCTAGTAAGGACCACCATAAGAGTTGGAAGGTTCGGGATTCGGAACAGCAGCCGATGAAGAACAGGAAAATAGGAGGAAGGGATGTCCGACCCGTGACGCGCTGCTGCCCGCGGGGAAGTCGGATCAGCGTGTACGATAACGTACCTGGCTCACACCTATACGCGAGCACGGGGGATTTACTGGACCTCGAGAAGGAGGATATATTCCCGCACTTAGATGACATTTTGCAGCATGTGAACGGCCTGCAGCAGCTCGTAGACCACTGGTCTAAAAACGTCTTGCCGGAGACTGAAGGGGAGGAGGGCAACGGTGAGCAGGACCAGAGGATTAAAGATGGCCAGTCCTCAAGTCAAATCACACTGGACTTTGAAGGGACCCCAGTAATAGGCCTGACTGACGGGAATAGGGATGGGGTCTCACTAAATGACACGGACACTTCCAGCACCAGAGAGAGGAGAGACTCAGGGGTGGGAGCTTCTCTCACACGACCACG gcTTAGATGGCCCAGCTTCAGAATGTCAAACCTCAGCCAATCAGGAATCTCGTTACAGATATCTAGCCAATCAGTAGGCCAGCTCAGTTTGCTGCAAAAGTTCTCCTTACTGCGTCTCACTGCTATCATGGAGAAATACTCAATGTCCAACAAGCAAGGCTGGACTTG GTCAGTTCCAAAGTTTATGAAGAGGATGAAGTGTCCGGATTATAAGGATAAAATGGTTTTTGGAGTTCCCCTGATCGTCCACGTGCAGCGCTATGGACATCCTCTGCCAATCAGTCTACAGCTCGCTCTACGCTTTTTAAGAAGTCAGTGTTTGGACCAG GTCGGGCTTTTCCGTAAATCCGGCGTGAAGTCTCGTATTCAGGCTCTACGACAGATGTGCGAAAGCTCTCCAGAAAACGTCAACTACGAGGACCAGTCTGCGTACGACGTGGCCGACATGGTCAAACAGTTTTTCAGAGACCTACCTGAACCTCTTCTCACGAATAAGATGGGAGAAACCTTCCTTCATATATACCAAT ATGTACCTAAAGAACAGCGCTTACAGGCAGTGCGGGCCGCTATCATGCTGATGGCCGATGAAAACCGTGAGGTCCTGCAGACGCTTCTGTGTTTCCTAAAGGATGTCACTTCTTCTGTTGAAGAGAACCAGATGACCCCTATGAACCTGGCTGTCTGCCTCGCTCCTTCTCTCTTCCACCTTAACATCATGAAGAATGATAACCTGTCACCAAG GTCAATTCAGAGGAAATATGCCACAGGACGGCCTGACCAAAAGGACCTGAATGAAAACCTAGCAGCCACTCAGGGGCTTTCCCACATGATTGCTGAATGCAACAACCTTTTTGAA ATCCCGCAGGAGATGGTGTCTCAGTCCAGGAACTCATACATGGAAGCTGAGCTGTTGGCGCCCTCTATAGACGAGCTCTGCAAAAGGCAAGCGCAACAGgatgatgaggaggaggaagaggaggagagcTCCTATCGCTCTTACCTGGAGAGCCAGATACAGAATCTGCTTAAAGAGACCAGAGATAGAAACAAGGGCTGGGTGTCCAGAGCAAACATTGACAATACAGAGGTTTCATTCAAAAAG GTGGGAGATGGGACACCATTGAGACGCTGGCGTGTATCTGCAGAGGTGGAGGCTCCTCCATCTGTGGTGCTAAACCGCATCCTGCGTGAGCGTCACTTGTGGGACAGTAACCTGCTACAGTGGAAGGTCCTAGAAACTCTTGACAAACAGACTGAAGTTTATCACTATGTGCTCAGCAGAATGGCCCCTCATCCCAGTAGAGATTTTGTGGTGCTCAG aacgTGGAGGACGGATTTGCCAAAAGGTGTATGTGTGCTGGTGTCAGTATCGATCGACCATGAGGACAGCCCACAGCTGGGTGGAGTCAGAGGGGTGGTTCTGGAATCCCAGTATCTGCTGGAGCCGTGTGGTTCTGGCAAGTCCAGACTCACACATATATGCAGAGTTGATCTAAA AGGCAAGTCTCCAGAGTGGTACAACAAAGCTTTCGGCCATCTCTGTGCTACCGAGGCCATCCACATCCGCGACTCCTTTCAGACTGCCGATCCCGAGGGCCCAGAAACCAAAATCTGA
- the stard13a gene encoding stAR-related lipid transfer protein 13 isoform X5 — protein MPREIEAKEACDWLRAAGFPQYAQLYEDSQFPIEISAVKRDHDFLDRDLVETLCRRLNTLNKCASMKLDVSLPKKKSEDSDEEDLLAISTRWTFERDSRCWSRLQDIDYLLGKAEDRSPSEIGEGLRTTVSSESILTDLSEPELCSLHSEDSLSAMPDSASLSQLHLPKNLPHYGSLPVKSRRRGRTRAKDFLRRMETLGRTWGPSMGRSERRSLVISGPVLQSEPEALKTLRCVQIFNGEPLNTENVPPANHCPNSLTSSEASSQSETSGSAGSTPNTKGRGLKLHTAGKRIGVYLEDVDVLAGAPHRRRPVEQSRKNDFHSYEELLVHIPKDHKPGTFPKALSIESLVPASKDHHKSWKVRDSEQQPMKNRKIGGRDVRPVTRCCPRGSRISVYDNVPGSHLYASTGDLLDLEKEDIFPHLDDILQHVNGLQQLVDHWSKNVLPETEGEEGNGEQDQRIKDGQSSSQITLDFEGTPVIGLTDGNRDGVSLNDTDTSSTRERRDSGVGASLTRPRLRWPSFRMSNLSQSGISLQISSQSVGQLSLLQKFSLLRLTAIMEKYSMSNKQGWTWSVPKFMKRMKCPDYKDKMVFGVPLIVHVQRYGHPLPISLQLALRFLRSQCLDQVGLFRKSGVKSRIQALRQMCESSPENVNYEDQSAYDVADMVKQFFRDLPEPLLTNKMGETFLHIYQYVPKEQRLQAVRAAIMLMADENREVLQTLLCFLKDVTSSVEENQMTPMNLAVCLAPSLFHLNIMKNDNLSPRSIQRKYATGRPDQKDLNENLAATQGLSHMIAECNNLFEIPQEMVSQSRNSYMEAELLAPSIDELCKRQAQQDDEEEEEEESSYRSYLESQIQNLLKETRDRNKGWVSRANIDNTEVSFKKVGDGTPLRRWRVSAEVEAPPSVVLNRILRERHLWDSNLLQWKVLETLDKQTEVYHYVLSRMAPHPSRDFVVLRTWRTDLPKGVCVLVSVSIDHEDSPQLGGVRGVVLESQYLLEPCGSGKSRLTHICRVDLKGKSPEWYNKAFGHLCATEAIHIRDSFQTADPEGPETKI, from the exons aaattgaAGCAAAAGAGGCATGCGATTGGCTGAGAGCGGCAGGATTCCCACAGTATGCCCAACTGTACGAGG ATTCCCAGTTTCCCATTGAAATATCCGCTGTCAAGAGGGACCATGACTTTCTGGACAGAGATCTTGTGGAGACTCTTTGCCG CCGACTCAACACTCTCAACAAGTGTGCCTCTATGAAACTGGACGTGAGCCTTCCCAAAAAGAAA AGTGAGGACTCGGATGAGGAGGACCTGTTGGCGATCAGCACTAGATGGACATTTGAAAGAGACAGTCGCTGCTGGTCACGTCTGCAAGACATCGATTACCTCCTGGGTAAAGCAGAGGATCGGAGTCCCTCGGAGATCGGGGAAGGTTTGCGGACCACCGTGAGCAGCGAGAGCATTTTGACGGATCTGAGCGAGCCGGAGCTCTGCTCCCTTCACAGCGAAGACTCCTTGTCCGCCATGCCCGATTCTGCCTCGCTCTCCCAACTGCACTTACCCAAAAATCTGCCTCATTACGGATCACTACCTGTCAAGAGCAGGCGACGCGGACGCACGCGCGCCAAAGACTTCCTGCGGAGGATGGAGACGCTAGGCCGGACGTGGGGACCATCGATGGGCCGGTCAGAGCGTCGGTCTTTGGTTATCAGCGGTCCGGTTTTGCAAAGCGAGCCCGAAGCTCTTAAAACTCTACGTTGTGTTCAGATCTTCAACGGCGAGCCTTTAAACACTGAAAATGTGCCACCTGCTAACCACTGCCCAAATTCACTCACCAGCAGCGAGGCCAGCAGTCAATCGGAGACCAGCGGCAGTGCCGGAAGCACGCCAAACACGAAAGGTCGAGGGTTGAAGCTTCACACCGCTGGTAAACGCATAGGTGTCTACCTGGAGGATGTCGATGTTCTCGCAGGCGCCCCCCACAGGAGGAGACCGGTAGAACAGAGTCGTAAAAATGACTTTCACTCCTATGAGGAGTTATTAGTTCACATCCCAAAAGATCACAAGCCGGGTACCTTCCCCAAAGCGCTTTCCATTGAGAGTCTGGTACCTGCTAGTAAGGACCACCATAAGAGTTGGAAGGTTCGGGATTCGGAACAGCAGCCGATGAAGAACAGGAAAATAGGAGGAAGGGATGTCCGACCCGTGACGCGCTGCTGCCCGCGGGGAAGTCGGATCAGCGTGTACGATAACGTACCTGGCTCACACCTATACGCGAGCACGGGGGATTTACTGGACCTCGAGAAGGAGGATATATTCCCGCACTTAGATGACATTTTGCAGCATGTGAACGGCCTGCAGCAGCTCGTAGACCACTGGTCTAAAAACGTCTTGCCGGAGACTGAAGGGGAGGAGGGCAACGGTGAGCAGGACCAGAGGATTAAAGATGGCCAGTCCTCAAGTCAAATCACACTGGACTTTGAAGGGACCCCAGTAATAGGCCTGACTGACGGGAATAGGGATGGGGTCTCACTAAATGACACGGACACTTCCAGCACCAGAGAGAGGAGAGACTCAGGGGTGGGAGCTTCTCTCACACGACCACG gcTTAGATGGCCCAGCTTCAGAATGTCAAACCTCAGCCAATCAGGAATCTCGTTACAGATATCTAGCCAATCAGTAGGCCAGCTCAGTTTGCTGCAAAAGTTCTCCTTACTGCGTCTCACTGCTATCATGGAGAAATACTCAATGTCCAACAAGCAAGGCTGGACTTG GTCAGTTCCAAAGTTTATGAAGAGGATGAAGTGTCCGGATTATAAGGATAAAATGGTTTTTGGAGTTCCCCTGATCGTCCACGTGCAGCGCTATGGACATCCTCTGCCAATCAGTCTACAGCTCGCTCTACGCTTTTTAAGAAGTCAGTGTTTGGACCAG GTCGGGCTTTTCCGTAAATCCGGCGTGAAGTCTCGTATTCAGGCTCTACGACAGATGTGCGAAAGCTCTCCAGAAAACGTCAACTACGAGGACCAGTCTGCGTACGACGTGGCCGACATGGTCAAACAGTTTTTCAGAGACCTACCTGAACCTCTTCTCACGAATAAGATGGGAGAAACCTTCCTTCATATATACCAAT ATGTACCTAAAGAACAGCGCTTACAGGCAGTGCGGGCCGCTATCATGCTGATGGCCGATGAAAACCGTGAGGTCCTGCAGACGCTTCTGTGTTTCCTAAAGGATGTCACTTCTTCTGTTGAAGAGAACCAGATGACCCCTATGAACCTGGCTGTCTGCCTCGCTCCTTCTCTCTTCCACCTTAACATCATGAAGAATGATAACCTGTCACCAAG GTCAATTCAGAGGAAATATGCCACAGGACGGCCTGACCAAAAGGACCTGAATGAAAACCTAGCAGCCACTCAGGGGCTTTCCCACATGATTGCTGAATGCAACAACCTTTTTGAA ATCCCGCAGGAGATGGTGTCTCAGTCCAGGAACTCATACATGGAAGCTGAGCTGTTGGCGCCCTCTATAGACGAGCTCTGCAAAAGGCAAGCGCAACAGgatgatgaggaggaggaagaggaggagagcTCCTATCGCTCTTACCTGGAGAGCCAGATACAGAATCTGCTTAAAGAGACCAGAGATAGAAACAAGGGCTGGGTGTCCAGAGCAAACATTGACAATACAGAGGTTTCATTCAAAAAG GTGGGAGATGGGACACCATTGAGACGCTGGCGTGTATCTGCAGAGGTGGAGGCTCCTCCATCTGTGGTGCTAAACCGCATCCTGCGTGAGCGTCACTTGTGGGACAGTAACCTGCTACAGTGGAAGGTCCTAGAAACTCTTGACAAACAGACTGAAGTTTATCACTATGTGCTCAGCAGAATGGCCCCTCATCCCAGTAGAGATTTTGTGGTGCTCAG aacgTGGAGGACGGATTTGCCAAAAGGTGTATGTGTGCTGGTGTCAGTATCGATCGACCATGAGGACAGCCCACAGCTGGGTGGAGTCAGAGGGGTGGTTCTGGAATCCCAGTATCTGCTGGAGCCGTGTGGTTCTGGCAAGTCCAGACTCACACATATATGCAGAGTTGATCTAAA AGGCAAGTCTCCAGAGTGGTACAACAAAGCTTTCGGCCATCTCTGTGCTACCGAGGCCATCCACATCCGCGACTCCTTTCAGACTGCCGATCCCGAGGGCCCAGAAACCAAAATCTGA